A window of Candidatus Peribacteraceae bacterium genomic DNA:
GCGGCGGCGGATGATGATCCTTTTCCGTGCCGCACCCCGATGAGAAAATCCGTGCTGTCCGGGATCACATCACCAATGGTATTGAAGAGCTTTACCGCAGCGGAGCCGATGTGTCCCTTCCCGATGTTCTTGAGGCCTTCCCGCACATCTTCCCGTACACGCGCGAAATCCCCTTCGAGGGGCGGTACGGGATCCGTACGCCCTTCCACTTTGCGGACGCCATCTTCGACGAGCGATTGGATCGTGTTCTGGAAGAAGTGCATGCCCAACCCCACTGCATGCGTGACGGTTTCCACCCCGTCGAGCTTCTTTCCCTCCGGAAAGTAGTCCTTGCGTACATCCCACAGGCGCTCTGTGCTCGATTTGTAGAAGAGGAGATGCCGTTCCTGCATGCCGACGGTGGAAGAGATGGTGTGCATAGGGGAGTCAGCAGTATACGATGGATCCGGAGAAGGGGGGAGCAAGAAGACGAGTAAAAAATCTCTTGCATAGGTAGGTTCCCTTCTGTAGTCTTCCGCAGCTTTCGCGCCGAAAGGCGCAAGGAAAGTCCCCGTTCTTTCATCCATTGAAATGACCGCCCGAAACGGCGGTCGTTTTTTTATACCTCACCCCCAACCCCTCTCCAGTTTCGCAGAGCGAAACTGGAGAGGGGCGTACGGCTTCACAGGAAGGTCTCCGAAGACGAAGAGTGTGCCCCCTCTCCCTGCGGGCATGGCGTACATCGAACACTCACTCTTGCCCCGTCGAAGCGCGATGCTTCCTGGTGCGGAGGGAGAGGGGGGTAGAGGGTGAGGGGGAAACCCAATCGAGGAACAATTTCCCATAGCAAGAGGGGGGATCCGAGTGATCCCCCCTGGGTTTATCGCGGTGAGCGATGCTCACCGCCGTGCTCCACTGGGTGGAGCAACCTTTGCATCCGTCTTGTCGTGTTTCATCGGGCCTTCTCAATCTTCTTCTTCTCGCTTCGGCTTTTGCGAGGGCTCCCGCGAGAAGTCCACCAGAGACATTTGCGCATGGAAGTGTCCTCCATGTGCGCGGCCTCGTAAGACGGAACCGACGGACCGCAGTCCGCCGCCTGCCCAAACCGTTGGGCATTGGCAGCATTGTCCACAATCTTTGACGTTCCGTCAATGGCGTACTTGTGCCCAGCCACAGAGAAGCCGCTGTCCTTGCGAACAGCGGCTTGCCCAACTCGTAACGACTGTTTCTTATTGGTCGCTACGTGATCGTTGGGGCGATGAGTAGCTTGCGCATATGTAGGATTCCTTATGCGCGCGGCCTCGTAAGACGGCATCGACGGACCGCAATCCGTCGCCTGCCCCACCGTGGAGCATTGGCAGTATAGTCCACAATCTTTGACGTTCCGTCAATACTCCTCCCGCTCCCCTGAACAATGTTCGAGTTCGCGTCTTCCTGTAGTACACTCCCGCCGATGTCTTTGTCCAAGGCATATGATCCAAAGGCCGTGGAAGACCGCATCTACGCGATGTGGGAGGGGAGCGGGGCGTTTACGGCGGACGTGAGCAGCAAGAAGGAACCCTTCGCCATCAGCATGCCGCCGCCCAACGCCACGGGGCAGCTCCACCTGGGCCACGCGGTCATGCTCGCGCTGGAGGACATCTTCATCCGGTTTGCGCGCATGCGCGGCAAGGAGGCGCTGTGGCTGCCCGGCACGGACCACGCGGCCATCGCCACGGAGAGCGTGGTGATCAGGAAGATCCGGGAGGAGGAGGGGATTCCCGACCCGCGGGCATCGCTGGGAAGGGAGGAGCTGGTGCGCAGGATCGCGGATTTCGTCTCCAAGAGCCAGAATACGATCCGCTCTCAGATCCGCAAGATGGGCGCGAGTTGCGACTGGTCGCGGGAGCGCTACACCATGGACCCCATCCTCAACCGCTGCGTGAACGAGGTGTTCGTGAAGATGTACGAGGACGGCTTGATCTACCGGGGGCACAGGATCGTCAATTGGGATCCCAAGATGCAGACGACCGTCTCGGATGATGAGATCGAGTACATCGAAGAGAAGGCGCCGCTCTACACGTTCCGGTATGGCCCCTTCCAAATCAGTACCGCCCGTCCCGAAACCAAGTTCGGCGACAAATACGTGGTGATGCACCCCGAGGACGAGCGCTACAGGCAGTACAAGGACGGCGATACCTTTACGGCGGAGTGGATCAACGGCCCCGTCAAGGCCACCGTCATCAAGGATAAGGTGATCGACCCCGCCTTCGGCACCGGCGTGATGACCATCACCCCCTGGCACGACCACGTGGATTTCGACCTCGCCGAGCGCCACGGCCTCCAGAAGGAGCAGATCATCGGGTTCGACGGCCGGCTGCTCCCCATCGCCGGGGAGTTTGCAGGCCTTCCCATCGGGGAAGCCCGCCCCAAGGTGGTGGAGAAGCTCAAAGAGAAGGGATTATGGGTCAAGACGGATGAGGACTACGTCCACCGCGTGGCCGTGAGTTACCGCGGCAAGGGCTTGGTGGAGCCGCAGATCAAGGAGCAGTGGTTCATCGATGTCAACAAGCCCGTCGTCACTTGGAAGAGGAAGAAGCTCAGCCTTAAGCAGATCATGCAGGAGGTGGTGCGTACCAAGCTGATCAAAATCATCCCCGACCGGTTCGAGAAGGAGTACTTCCACTGGATCGATAACCTCCGCGATTGGTGCATCAGCCGCCAGATCTACTGGGGACATCGCGTGCCGGTGTGGTACCGGAAAGCCGAGGGATCCGCGGATATGCACGTCGGGGTGCGTCCCCCGCAGGGTAAAGGATGGATGCAGGACTCCGATACGCTCGATACGTGGTTCTCCTCGGGCCTGTGGACCTGGAGCACGCTCGTGGATCCCGCCCTGGCCGATCAGTACGACCTTTCCCTCGACGATTTGCTCAAGAAGAGTCCGGACTTCCAAAAGTTCCACCCCACGCAGGTGATGGAGACGGGCTACGACATCCTCTTCTTCTGGGTGGCCCGCATGATCCTCATGACCACGTACGCCACGGGAGATATCCCCTTCGAAACGGTCTACCTGCATGGCCTCATCCGCACCCGGGAGGGGAAGAAGATGAGCAAATCCGATCCCGAGACGATGATTGACCCGTTGGATATCATCCCCAAGTACGGGGCGGACGCCCTCCGCCTGAGCATGATCGTCGGCCAAAGCCCCGGCGCCGATTCGCGGCTGTATGAAGAGAAGATCGCCGGGTACAGGAACTTCATCAACAAGATGTGGAATGCGTCGCGGTTCGTCCTCATGCAGTGCGAGCAGGCGAAGACAGAGCCTTCAGCGGTCAGTTTTCAGCGGTCAGCCGATTTGTCGTTGGCGGATCGGGCGATCCTGTCTGCCTTGCAGGATCTCATTGCGGATGTCACGGAGAGCCTGCAGGAATACCGGCTGAGCGAAGCGGGGGATAGGCTCTACGGTTTCGTGTGGGATTACTTCTGTGACTGGTACCTGGAGCT
This region includes:
- a CDS encoding valine--tRNA ligase, producing MSLSKAYDPKAVEDRIYAMWEGSGAFTADVSSKKEPFAISMPPPNATGQLHLGHAVMLALEDIFIRFARMRGKEALWLPGTDHAAIATESVVIRKIREEEGIPDPRASLGREELVRRIADFVSKSQNTIRSQIRKMGASCDWSRERYTMDPILNRCVNEVFVKMYEDGLIYRGHRIVNWDPKMQTTVSDDEIEYIEEKAPLYTFRYGPFQISTARPETKFGDKYVVMHPEDERYRQYKDGDTFTAEWINGPVKATVIKDKVIDPAFGTGVMTITPWHDHVDFDLAERHGLQKEQIIGFDGRLLPIAGEFAGLPIGEARPKVVEKLKEKGLWVKTDEDYVHRVAVSYRGKGLVEPQIKEQWFIDVNKPVVTWKRKKLSLKQIMQEVVRTKLIKIIPDRFEKEYFHWIDNLRDWCISRQIYWGHRVPVWYRKAEGSADMHVGVRPPQGKGWMQDSDTLDTWFSSGLWTWSTLVDPALADQYDLSLDDLLKKSPDFQKFHPTQVMETGYDILFFWVARMILMTTYATGDIPFETVYLHGLIRTREGKKMSKSDPETMIDPLDIIPKYGADALRLSMIVGQSPGADSRLYEEKIAGYRNFINKMWNASRFVLMQCEQAKTEPSAVSFQRSADLSLADRAILSALQDLIADVTESLQEYRLSEAGDRLYGFVWDYFCDWYLELSKGEANPAVLVHVLRTLLILLHPYVPFVTEELWGQVKPAEAGMLIKEPWPEAVKKLQDAAAQQELQVLIDVITAVRKMRSEQNVEAGRTVNVTVYTNVYTKLLGEQASHIKRLARVGELTIEKEFKKLPNVVSAFLPDIEVHLSLEGLIDLEKEGIRLAKEKERLEQIIASTEQRLNNQDFVTRAPAQVVEGEREKVRTMKEKVEKLGERLKTIER